One genomic region from Granulimonas faecalis encodes:
- the aguA gene encoding agmatine deiminase: MKVIPESVSNPAADGFHMPAEFEPQDRVWMLWPRRTDTWSFGAKPAQAQYAQIARTIARFTPVYVCVNEPDFKNAQAVFDGVDNVQVVELTSDDAWIRDTGATFVVNGAGELRAVDWHFNAYGGLYDGLYFPWDKDDEIASKMAGIVGCDRYRPEEFILEGGSIHVDGEGTCLTTDMCLLSPGRSASVNGLEPWSEELRAWCEEKLRAYLGVEKVIWVKDGIDPEETNGHIDDVACFVRPGEVVVIDTDDEDYPFYKEAKAAQAILAATTDARGRTLKVHTLCLPKKPLYMTQEACDTIDVDENAEPRVADEPLIASYLNYLVTNKGVIVPQYGDENDALAIEQLQAIYPDREVVGCQSWEVVYGGGNIHCITQQQPSVA, from the coding sequence ATGAAGGTCATCCCCGAGTCCGTCTCCAATCCCGCCGCCGACGGCTTCCACATGCCCGCCGAGTTCGAGCCCCAGGACCGTGTCTGGATGCTCTGGCCCCGCCGCACCGACACCTGGAGCTTCGGCGCCAAGCCGGCCCAGGCCCAGTACGCCCAGATCGCCCGCACCATCGCCCGCTTCACCCCGGTCTACGTCTGCGTGAACGAGCCCGACTTCAAGAACGCCCAGGCCGTGTTCGACGGCGTTGACAACGTCCAGGTCGTCGAGCTCACCTCCGATGACGCCTGGATCCGCGACACCGGCGCCACCTTCGTGGTCAACGGCGCCGGCGAGCTGCGCGCCGTTGACTGGCACTTCAACGCCTACGGCGGCCTCTACGACGGCCTCTACTTCCCGTGGGACAAGGACGACGAGATCGCGTCCAAGATGGCGGGCATCGTGGGGTGCGACCGCTACCGTCCCGAGGAGTTCATCCTCGAGGGCGGCTCCATCCACGTGGACGGCGAGGGCACCTGCCTCACCACCGACATGTGCCTGCTCTCCCCGGGCCGTTCCGCTTCCGTCAACGGCCTCGAGCCCTGGAGCGAGGAGCTGCGCGCGTGGTGCGAGGAGAAGCTCCGCGCGTACCTGGGCGTCGAGAAGGTCATCTGGGTCAAGGACGGCATCGACCCCGAGGAGACCAACGGCCACATCGACGACGTGGCCTGCTTCGTGCGCCCCGGCGAGGTCGTGGTTATCGACACCGACGACGAGGACTACCCCTTCTACAAGGAGGCCAAGGCCGCCCAGGCCATCCTCGCCGCCACCACCGACGCCCGCGGCCGCACCCTCAAGGTGCACACCCTCTGCCTGCCCAAGAAGCCTCTGTACATGACCCAGGAGGCCTGCGACACCATCGACGTCGACGAGAACGCCGAGCCCCGTGTGGCCGACGAGCCGCTCATCGCCAGCTACCTCAACTACCTCGTGACCAACAAGGGCGTCATCGTGCCCCAGTACGGCGACGAGAACGACGCCCTGGCCATCGAGCAGCTCCAGGCCATCTACCCCGACCGCGAGGTCGTGGGCTGCCAGAGCTGGGAGGTCGTCTACGGCGGCGGCAACATCCACTGCATCACCCAGCAGCAGCCGAGCGTCGCCTAG
- a CDS encoding response regulator transcription factor, which produces MSTVCVVDDNPELLDLVGAFLVNDGFDARLFPTGEDFLAGLMAIDPDLVVLDLMLPGLDGFEVLRQVRARSSVPVIILTARGDDGDYCRGLALGADDYVAKPFKPHLLMARIKALLRRVDYDRPESDTGQPVSLGNVGFDPARNQFVVEGKPLGLTAQERRLLSFFLEHPGEALSRDRLLEAVWGFEEGRITQTRAVDEANRRLRKKLLAAGATAYNRTVRGVGYEFSDGR; this is translated from the coding sequence ATGTCCACGGTCTGCGTAGTCGACGACAATCCGGAGCTTCTTGACCTTGTCGGTGCGTTTCTCGTCAACGACGGGTTCGACGCCCGGCTTTTCCCCACTGGAGAGGATTTCCTCGCGGGCCTGATGGCTATCGACCCCGATCTCGTGGTGCTCGACCTCATGCTTCCGGGGCTGGACGGTTTCGAGGTGCTGCGTCAGGTGCGTGCGCGGTCCAGTGTCCCCGTGATCATCCTGACCGCCCGCGGTGATGACGGGGATTATTGTCGCGGGTTGGCTCTCGGCGCCGACGACTACGTGGCCAAGCCCTTCAAGCCCCATCTCCTCATGGCAAGGATCAAGGCCTTGCTTCGACGCGTCGACTACGACCGCCCGGAATCCGATACCGGACAACCGGTGTCCCTTGGGAATGTGGGGTTCGACCCGGCCCGAAACCAGTTCGTGGTGGAGGGGAAGCCGCTTGGGCTGACTGCCCAAGAGCGGCGACTTTTGAGCTTCTTCCTTGAGCATCCCGGTGAGGCGCTGTCGAGGGACCGTCTCTTGGAGGCGGTCTGGGGCTTCGAGGAGGGCCGGATTACCCAGACGCGGGCCGTCGACGAGGCCAACCGACGGTTGCGAAAAAAGCTGCTTGCCGCAGGGGCCACCGCCTACAACCGGACGGTGCGGGGCGTCGGTTACGAGTTCTCGGACGGTCGGTGA
- a CDS encoding APC family permease, translated as MPAKRFSLVDVVLSVICVVFTIEAVAPASAMGNVQFFWWGVLIVTFLLPYGMVVAELGSTFDSEGGLYDWVRSGLGDAWGSRCAWYYWVNFPLWIASVACIFPSVLAGVWGVALPLWARIGAELVFVWGVTWAACSPVSDADWILNGGAVIKVFITLVVGGVGVWFAAENGFANPMGPETFLPDLANPDSLTYLSIILFNFMGFEVVATFAGSMDNPRRDIPVAIVVGGVTIAAVYILCGVGIGAAVPAEALNLDSGIVDAVTAMVGGSSPLVWVVGAAFLVTLFANMVSWSFGINSVACRAAEDGNMPRPFARRSAATSMPDGSALMTGVVASLVLLLQVPLGEDSEVFWVFFSMNVVFLLLSYLPMFPAFARLRRTDPTERVFRAPFGGRALAAVLAAPMVEIVLAVAATVVPLGPGPDEAAKFPLLAGTVVLLAAGEAVRLACRRGGSRGRAAGAGTPAPGA; from the coding sequence ATGCCGGCCAAGAGGTTCTCGTTGGTAGACGTGGTGTTGTCCGTGATCTGCGTGGTGTTCACCATAGAGGCGGTGGCGCCGGCGTCGGCCATGGGCAACGTGCAGTTCTTCTGGTGGGGCGTGCTCATCGTCACGTTCCTTTTGCCCTACGGCATGGTGGTGGCCGAGCTCGGCAGCACCTTCGACTCCGAGGGCGGCCTCTACGACTGGGTGCGCTCGGGGCTGGGCGACGCCTGGGGGTCGCGGTGCGCCTGGTACTACTGGGTGAACTTCCCCCTCTGGATCGCGAGCGTGGCCTGCATCTTCCCGAGCGTGCTCGCGGGCGTCTGGGGCGTCGCGCTGCCGCTCTGGGCGCGCATAGGCGCGGAGCTCGTCTTTGTCTGGGGCGTCACGTGGGCCGCATGCTCGCCCGTGAGCGACGCCGACTGGATCCTCAACGGCGGCGCGGTCATCAAGGTGTTCATCACGCTCGTCGTGGGCGGCGTGGGTGTGTGGTTCGCGGCGGAGAACGGGTTCGCCAACCCCATGGGGCCCGAGACCTTCCTGCCCGACCTCGCCAACCCCGACTCGCTCACGTACCTCTCCATCATCCTGTTCAACTTCATGGGCTTCGAGGTGGTGGCCACCTTCGCCGGGTCCATGGACAACCCCCGCCGTGACATCCCCGTGGCCATCGTGGTGGGCGGCGTCACCATCGCGGCCGTCTACATCCTGTGCGGTGTGGGCATCGGCGCGGCCGTGCCCGCCGAGGCGCTCAACCTCGACTCCGGCATCGTGGATGCCGTGACCGCCATGGTGGGCGGGTCGTCGCCCCTCGTGTGGGTGGTGGGCGCCGCGTTCCTCGTCACGCTCTTCGCCAACATGGTGAGCTGGTCGTTCGGCATCAACTCCGTGGCCTGCCGCGCCGCCGAGGACGGCAACATGCCCCGGCCCTTCGCCCGGAGGTCGGCCGCCACCTCCATGCCCGACGGCAGCGCCCTCATGACGGGCGTCGTGGCGAGCCTGGTGCTCCTGCTCCAGGTGCCCCTCGGCGAGGACTCCGAGGTCTTCTGGGTGTTCTTCTCCATGAACGTCGTGTTCCTGCTCCTGAGCTACCTGCCCATGTTCCCGGCCTTCGCCCGGCTGCGGCGCACCGACCCCACCGAGCGCGTGTTCCGCGCGCCGTTTGGCGGCCGCGCCCTCGCCGCGGTGCTGGCGGCCCCCATGGTCGAGATCGTGCTCGCCGTGGCGGCCACGGTGGTGCCGCTCGGGCCCGGGCCCGACGAGGCGGCCAAGTTCCCGCTGCTCGCCGGTACGGTCGTATTGCTCGCGGCCGGAGAGGCTGTGCGGCTGGCATGTCGCCGGGGCGGGTCCCGGGGGCGTGCCGCCGGCGCGGGGACGCCGGCGCCGGGCGCCTGA
- the ptcA gene encoding putrescine carbamoyltransferase produces the protein MAAGFPKDYIDSNELTKEQILKIVDLSIALKKCIKNGYYPHLLQDKTLGMIFQQVSTRTRISFETAMTDLGGHAQFYGPGTIQLGGHESVEDTARVMGSLVDILMARVNRHKDVVSLAKYSAAPVINGMSEFNHPTQELGDLMTMIENLPAGKKIEDCKFAFIGDATQTCVSLMFICSKMGMDFVQFGPKGHQIPDGALHVGTDEERAAFGKQLMAIGEENCKVSGGAITVSDDPECIKGADFVYTDVWYGLYDEQVDGASYMDVFYPTYQVTMDMMNLAGPDSKFMHCLPATRGEEVTDEVMDDPERSLCWVEAENRKHSIRGLLVTFCPWNVVTDEVDAAKQQLVGALEAMDLPASSVE, from the coding sequence ATGGCCGCAGGGTTCCCCAAGGACTACATCGACTCCAACGAGCTCACCAAGGAGCAGATCCTCAAGATCGTGGACCTCTCCATCGCCCTCAAGAAGTGCATCAAGAACGGCTACTACCCCCACCTGCTCCAGGACAAGACCCTGGGCATGATCTTCCAGCAGGTGTCCACCCGCACCCGCATCTCCTTCGAGACGGCCATGACCGACCTCGGCGGCCACGCCCAGTTCTACGGCCCCGGCACCATCCAGCTCGGCGGCCACGAGTCGGTGGAGGACACGGCCCGGGTCATGGGCTCCCTCGTGGACATCCTCATGGCCCGCGTCAATCGTCATAAGGATGTAGTGAGCTTGGCGAAGTACTCCGCGGCCCCCGTCATCAACGGCATGAGCGAGTTCAACCATCCCACCCAGGAGCTCGGCGACCTCATGACCATGATCGAGAACCTGCCCGCCGGTAAGAAGATCGAGGACTGTAAGTTTGCCTTCATCGGCGACGCCACCCAGACCTGCGTATCGCTCATGTTCATCTGCTCGAAGATGGGCATGGACTTCGTGCAGTTCGGGCCGAAGGGGCATCAAATTCCCGACGGTGCCCTGCATGTAGGCACCGATGAGGAGCGCGCTGCCTTTGGCAAGCAGCTCATGGCTATCGGCGAGGAGAACTGCAAGGTCTCCGGCGGCGCCATCACCGTTTCCGACGACCCCGAGTGCATCAAGGGCGCTGACTTCGTCTACACCGACGTCTGGTACGGCCTCTACGACGAGCAGGTGGACGGCGCCTCCTACATGGACGTCTTCTATCCTACTTACCAGGTGACCATGGACATGATGAACCTGGCCGGCCCCGACTCCAAGTTCATGCACTGCCTGCCCGCCACTCGCGGCGAGGAGGTCACCGACGAGGTCATGGACGACCCCGAGCGCTCCCTCTGCTGGGTCGAGGCCGAGAACCGCAAGCACTCCATCCGCGGCCTGCTCGTCACCTTCTGCCCCTGGAACGTCGTGACCGACGAGGTCGACGCCGCCAAGCAGCAGCTCGTCGGCGCCCTCGAGGCCATGGACCTTCCCGCCTCCTCCGTCGAGTAG
- a CDS encoding ATP-binding cassette domain-containing protein — translation MYSVEGLSISRKGRPIFRDTSCTVRPGEVLGLVAPNGMGKTTLLRFLAGAWALGSASTVTLGEDRVKDPKSLGRHVFYVSGDRSPLYPGLSPRQHLQIVGRIWGAPVDVGGWIERCGMGGYADVPVRRLSRGMAQQALLAVAFAAGPRYLLFDEPFNGLDPSAVRRNEEIVRELVERGAGALVSSHLLPQLGRLADRLAYIDEGTIRIDGRVETPAGAEELYRRVYGEVRTG, via the coding sequence ATGTATAGCGTGGAAGGCCTGTCCATCTCCCGCAAAGGGCGTCCGATCTTCAGGGACACGTCGTGCACGGTGCGCCCTGGCGAGGTATTGGGGCTTGTCGCGCCCAATGGCATGGGGAAGACCACGCTGCTGCGCTTTCTGGCAGGGGCGTGGGCCCTCGGGTCGGCCTCGACGGTGACGCTGGGCGAGGACAGGGTGAAAGACCCCAAATCGCTCGGGCGGCACGTCTTCTATGTCTCAGGTGATAGGAGCCCCCTGTACCCTGGTCTGTCCCCGCGCCAACATCTTCAGATTGTGGGTCGTATCTGGGGAGCGCCCGTCGATGTGGGTGGCTGGATCGAGCGGTGCGGAATGGGCGGATATGCGGACGTCCCGGTACGCCGCCTTTCGAGGGGGATGGCGCAGCAAGCTCTCTTGGCCGTGGCGTTCGCCGCAGGCCCGCGCTATCTCCTGTTTGACGAGCCTTTTAACGGCCTCGACCCATCGGCTGTGAGGCGGAACGAGGAGATCGTGAGGGAGCTGGTGGAGAGAGGGGCCGGTGCCTTGGTCTCGTCCCATCTCCTCCCACAGCTCGGCAGGTTGGCTGACAGGCTGGCCTATATCGATGAAGGAACTATCCGCATCGACGGTCGGGTGGAGACACCTGCGGGTGCGGAGGAGCTGTACCGGCGCGTATACGGGGAGGTGAGGACTGGGTAG
- a CDS encoding PTS sugar transporter subunit IIA: MDERLKAFTAYVMAHPGATVDEVAERFSVSDRTVRDYRKRANYDLAGAAEVVLSRGHLRVEVVDGARLRALIADGPVDAAQAVEEEGHDLPLELSGRAWEVAGSMVEAAEEAFSHGFSDDLELRMNLARHVEPLGERLRSGETVENPLLGDVKSRYPLAFAMAASTSGVLEGAYGSKPSDDELGYIALAFALALERGRERVPRKNIVVVCATGHTSARMLEHRIRSEFGPQLGRVELCDRDDLLFRDLSHVDYVFTTVPVDAQLPVPTVTISYFFNDSEADRVRGLLSDEGDVDLLPFFPEGLFFGHLSAGTKAEALHALCEAARAAGYVDAGFEGAVWNREEAASTAFGGGVALPHPMGRMCPRTFVAVGLLDEPVLWDESGERAEAVFLFGFGEGDGERFEGLFGRLSAFLTDHDAVAALLGERVFDALARGLSTPRRQLP; this comes from the coding sequence GTGGACGAGCGGCTCAAGGCCTTCACGGCCTACGTCATGGCCCACCCCGGCGCCACCGTCGACGAGGTGGCCGAGCGGTTCTCCGTGAGCGACCGCACGGTGCGCGACTACCGCAAGCGCGCCAACTACGACCTCGCCGGTGCCGCCGAGGTCGTGCTGTCCCGCGGCCACCTGCGCGTCGAGGTCGTCGACGGCGCCCGGCTGCGCGCCCTCATCGCGGACGGCCCTGTCGACGCCGCCCAGGCCGTGGAGGAGGAGGGGCACGACCTCCCCCTCGAGCTTTCCGGAAGGGCCTGGGAGGTGGCGGGCTCCATGGTGGAGGCCGCCGAGGAGGCCTTCTCCCACGGGTTCTCCGACGACCTCGAGCTGCGCATGAACCTCGCCCGCCACGTGGAGCCCCTGGGCGAGCGCCTACGGTCCGGCGAGACGGTGGAGAACCCGCTGCTGGGAGACGTCAAGAGCCGCTACCCGCTGGCCTTCGCCATGGCGGCCTCGACCTCCGGCGTGCTCGAGGGGGCCTACGGCTCCAAGCCCTCCGACGACGAGCTGGGCTACATCGCCCTCGCCTTCGCCCTGGCCCTCGAGCGGGGTCGCGAGCGCGTGCCCCGCAAGAACATCGTGGTAGTGTGTGCCACGGGCCACACAAGCGCCCGCATGCTCGAGCACCGCATCCGTAGCGAGTTCGGCCCCCAGTTGGGCCGCGTGGAGCTCTGCGACCGCGACGACCTGCTGTTCCGCGACCTCTCCCACGTGGACTACGTCTTCACCACCGTGCCCGTTGACGCCCAGCTGCCGGTGCCCACGGTGACCATCAGCTACTTCTTCAACGACTCCGAGGCCGACCGCGTGCGCGGCCTGCTCTCCGACGAGGGTGACGTGGACCTCCTGCCGTTCTTCCCCGAGGGGCTGTTCTTCGGGCACTTGTCCGCGGGCACCAAGGCCGAGGCGCTCCACGCCCTCTGCGAGGCGGCCCGGGCGGCCGGTTACGTCGATGCCGGGTTCGAGGGTGCCGTGTGGAACCGCGAGGAGGCGGCGTCCACGGCCTTCGGCGGGGGCGTCGCCCTCCCGCACCCCATGGGGCGCATGTGTCCCCGCACGTTCGTGGCCGTGGGCCTACTCGACGAGCCCGTGCTCTGGGACGAGTCGGGCGAGCGGGCCGAGGCCGTGTTCCTGTTCGGGTTCGGCGAGGGCGACGGCGAGCGTTTCGAGGGGCTGTTCGGCCGTCTCTCCGCCTTCCTCACGGACCACGACGCCGTGGCCGCCCTCCTCGGTGAGCGTGTGTTCGACGCCCTCGCCCGCGGGCTCTCGACGCCCCGGAGGCAGCTTCCCTAG
- a CDS encoding sensor histidine kinase: MSIGRRPTRGLMLFVVGALVCVLAFPVVYMALERGSVEAQAGEALMAVVVGPASTDPGLPPVIRVDLAVPGMGDTETYGYYPTLTSHIKDAGIVPGDGVQRFENDGRTLFYVVEGTPNPQAVDHRVSSALVVDVTPQLSVIGHTAVALFGLSFVAAGCIAVLGYRLTRSSRDHERRLSEFFANTSHELKTPIAVIDGYREAMATGVVDPSDGLPVMERATDSMRRQVEDILALSRADAGALRPVMETVDARELVCDVLEDLDMVADGEGVFVSLDDPGTIRGETDERMLAAMVTNLVTNAVRHASAHVWVSAVAEESTLRVMVANDGETLSPESAARAFDRFYRGEGGSCGLGLPVVAAYATALGGEVSLGVEGDRTVANLSIPFTKC, translated from the coding sequence ATGAGCATCGGTCGCCGGCCGACACGTGGTCTGATGTTGTTCGTCGTTGGCGCACTCGTATGCGTCTTGGCCTTCCCGGTCGTGTATATGGCGTTGGAGCGCGGCTCCGTCGAGGCTCAGGCTGGGGAGGCGCTGATGGCGGTGGTCGTGGGTCCGGCATCCACCGACCCCGGTCTGCCGCCGGTCATACGGGTCGACCTTGCGGTGCCCGGAATGGGGGATACGGAGACCTACGGATACTATCCGACGCTGACCTCCCATATCAAAGATGCCGGTATCGTCCCGGGTGACGGGGTACAGCGGTTCGAGAACGACGGTAGGACCCTCTTCTACGTCGTTGAGGGGACGCCCAACCCACAGGCTGTTGATCACAGGGTGTCCAGTGCCTTGGTTGTGGACGTGACGCCCCAGCTCTCGGTCATCGGTCATACGGCTGTCGCCCTGTTCGGCCTGTCGTTCGTGGCCGCAGGGTGTATCGCTGTGCTCGGGTATCGTTTGACGAGGTCGAGCAGGGACCATGAACGGCGCCTCAGTGAGTTCTTTGCCAACACGTCCCATGAGCTGAAGACCCCGATAGCCGTGATAGACGGCTATCGGGAGGCAATGGCGACTGGGGTGGTGGATCCCTCCGACGGCCTTCCGGTGATGGAGAGGGCCACCGACTCGATGAGACGGCAGGTGGAGGACATCCTCGCCCTTTCGAGGGCCGATGCCGGCGCGTTGAGGCCGGTGATGGAGACGGTGGACGCCCGGGAGCTCGTGTGCGACGTATTGGAGGACCTCGATATGGTCGCCGATGGGGAGGGCGTCTTCGTTTCCCTCGACGACCCCGGGACGATCAGGGGGGAGACCGACGAGCGCATGTTGGCGGCCATGGTCACGAACCTCGTGACCAATGCCGTACGACATGCATCTGCACATGTCTGGGTCTCAGCGGTAGCGGAAGAAAGCACTCTTCGGGTTATGGTGGCGAACGACGGCGAGACCCTTTCTCCCGAATCCGCGGCACGGGCCTTCGACCGTTTCTATCGTGGCGAGGGAGGGTCTTGCGGTCTCGGCCTTCCTGTGGTGGCTGCTTATGCGACGGCTCTGGGGGGAGAGGTCTCGCTCGGGGTCGAAGGCGACCGAACCGTAGCGAACCTATCCATTCCTTTTACTAAATGCTAG
- a CDS encoding helix-turn-helix domain-containing protein, giving the protein MPRFASAHGLTTREREVLGLVLEGRTNQQMADALVVSVGTVKTHVHNIVRKCDAENRADLKELFWSE; this is encoded by the coding sequence ATGCCGCGCTTTGCCTCGGCCCACGGTCTCACGACCCGGGAGCGCGAGGTGCTGGGGCTCGTGTTGGAGGGACGCACCAACCAGCAGATGGCCGACGCCCTCGTGGTCTCCGTGGGCACCGTGAAGACCCACGTGCACAACATCGTGCGCAAGTGCGACGCTGAGAACCGCGCGGACCTCAAGGAGCTCTTCTGGAGCGAGTGA
- a CDS encoding APC family permease: protein MAGKKFSFLDVILSVICVVFVAEAAAPAAAIGNAQFFWWIFLIVTFLLPYGMVVAELGTTYDSDGGLYDWVRDALGDRWGSRVAWYYWINFPLWIASCATLFPDIIGFVTGMEFTVLGKLAIELAFVWIVVLMATSNVSDSAWVLNGGAILKVAIAVVVGCLGIWYATANGFANDMSPATFLPDLTNVSALTFLSIILFNFMGFEVVTTFADSMKNPEKDIPKAIILGGLAIGAIYLFCGFGIGAAIPTADIDPDFGMILAVQTMVGDSPLFAVICIVFLVTLFANMASWSFGVNFVADYAAKHGNMPKVFGIESKKTEMPNGANVVNGVVASLALMLQLIPVDFISDQIFWMLFSMNVVFLLISYIPMFPAFLKLRSVDPDRPRVFTFPFKGAAMKVALAVPAIELVLSIVATIVPLNGSADELSKVPMLVGVLIFVALGEVVRIVSARGRAEEFAGLTPELAAERLADEAEHGEDHQ from the coding sequence GTGGCCGGCAAGAAGTTCTCGTTCCTCGACGTGATCCTCTCCGTGATCTGCGTCGTCTTCGTGGCCGAGGCCGCCGCCCCCGCGGCCGCCATCGGCAATGCCCAGTTCTTCTGGTGGATCTTCCTGATCGTCACGTTCCTTTTGCCCTACGGCATGGTGGTGGCTGAGCTCGGCACCACCTACGACTCCGACGGCGGCCTCTACGACTGGGTCCGAGACGCCCTGGGAGACAGGTGGGGCTCTCGCGTCGCCTGGTACTACTGGATCAACTTCCCCCTGTGGATCGCCTCGTGCGCCACGCTCTTCCCCGACATCATCGGATTCGTGACCGGCATGGAGTTCACGGTGCTCGGCAAGCTGGCCATCGAGCTGGCCTTCGTGTGGATCGTCGTGCTCATGGCCACGTCCAATGTCTCCGACTCCGCGTGGGTGCTCAACGGCGGCGCCATCCTCAAGGTGGCCATCGCCGTGGTGGTGGGATGCCTGGGTATCTGGTACGCCACGGCCAACGGCTTCGCCAACGACATGAGCCCGGCCACGTTCCTGCCCGACCTCACCAACGTGAGCGCCCTGACGTTCCTGTCCATCATCCTGTTCAACTTCATGGGTTTCGAGGTGGTCACCACCTTCGCCGACTCCATGAAGAACCCGGAGAAGGACATCCCCAAGGCCATCATCCTCGGCGGTCTCGCCATCGGTGCCATCTACCTGTTCTGCGGCTTCGGCATCGGCGCCGCCATCCCCACCGCCGATATCGACCCCGACTTCGGCATGATCCTCGCCGTCCAGACCATGGTGGGCGACTCCCCGCTCTTCGCCGTCATCTGCATCGTGTTCCTGGTGACGCTCTTCGCCAACATGGCCAGCTGGTCGTTCGGTGTGAACTTCGTGGCCGACTACGCCGCCAAGCACGGCAACATGCCCAAGGTGTTCGGCATCGAGTCCAAGAAGACCGAGATGCCCAACGGCGCCAACGTGGTCAACGGCGTCGTGGCGAGCCTCGCCCTCATGCTGCAGCTCATCCCTGTCGACTTCATCTCCGACCAGATCTTCTGGATGCTCTTCTCGATGAACGTCGTCTTCCTGCTCATCAGCTACATCCCGATGTTCCCGGCCTTCCTCAAGCTCCGCTCCGTTGACCCCGACCGCCCGCGCGTCTTCACCTTCCCGTTCAAGGGCGCGGCCATGAAGGTGGCCCTCGCGGTGCCCGCCATCGAGCTGGTGCTGTCCATCGTCGCCACCATCGTCCCGCTCAACGGTTCGGCCGACGAGCTCTCCAAGGTCCCGATGCTCGTGGGCGTGCTCATCTTCGTGGCCCTGGGCGAGGTCGTGCGCATCGTCTCCGCCCGCGGCCGCGCCGAGGAGTTCGCAGGCCTCACCCCCGAGCTCGCCGCGGAGCGCCTGGCCGACGAGGCCGAGCACGGCGAGGACCACCAGTAA
- the purN gene encoding phosphoribosylglycinamide formyltransferase encodes MTIKLAILISGSGTNLQAIIDAVEEGSLDASIELVLSSRPEAYGLKRAAEAGIPVMALSKEVYADPQVADEVIASELKARDVDYVVLAGYMRKIGPAVLACFPNSVINLHPALLPSFPGAHAIEEAYDYGVKVTGVTVHVANAEYDRGPIIAQRPVAVEEGWSVDDLEAAIHDVEHELYPEVLRWLAADRVKMDALGRVHVVAAE; translated from the coding sequence ATGACCATCAAGCTCGCCATCCTCATCAGCGGCAGTGGCACCAACCTCCAGGCCATCATCGACGCCGTAGAGGAGGGCAGTCTCGACGCCAGTATCGAGCTCGTGCTGTCCAGCCGCCCCGAGGCCTACGGCCTCAAACGCGCGGCCGAGGCGGGCATCCCCGTCATGGCCCTCTCCAAGGAGGTCTACGCCGACCCCCAGGTGGCCGACGAGGTCATCGCCTCCGAACTCAAGGCCCGTGACGTGGACTACGTGGTGCTGGCCGGCTACATGCGCAAGATCGGCCCGGCGGTGCTCGCGTGCTTCCCCAACTCGGTCATCAACCTGCACCCGGCGCTCCTGCCGAGCTTCCCGGGCGCCCACGCCATCGAGGAGGCCTACGACTACGGCGTCAAGGTCACCGGCGTGACCGTGCACGTGGCCAACGCCGAGTACGACCGCGGGCCCATCATCGCCCAACGGCCCGTGGCCGTGGAGGAGGGCTGGTCCGTCGATGACCTCGAGGCCGCCATCCACGACGTGGAGCACGAGCTCTACCCCGAGGTGCTCCGCTGGCTTGCGGCCGACCGTGTGAAGATGGACGCCCTGGGACGGGTGCACGTGGTGGCGGCCGAGTAA